The following proteins come from a genomic window of Pseudomonas sp. Z8(2022):
- the argH gene encoding argininosuccinate lyase — MSSEKTNQSWGGRFSEPVDAFVARFTASVEFDKRLYRHDIMGSIAHATMLAKVGVLTDAERDAIIEGLKQIQGEIEAGTFDWRVDLEDVHMNIEARLTDRIGITGKKLHTGRSRNDQVATDIRLWLRDEIDLILAEITRLQQGLLEQAEREAETIMPGFTHLQTAQPVTFGHHLLAWFEMLSRDYERLVDCRKRTNRMPLGSAALAGTTYPIAREITAELLGFDQVGGNSLDGVSDRDFAIEFCSAASLAMMHLSRFSEELVLWTSAQFQFIDLPDRFCTGSSIMPQKKNPDVPELVRGKTGRVFGALTGLLTLMKGQPLAYNKDNQEDKEPLFDAADTLRDSLRAFADMVPAIKPKREIMREAALRGFSTATDLADYLVRKGLPFRDCHEIVGHAVKYGVETGKDLAEMTLDELRQFSDQIEQDVFAVLTLEGSVNARNHIGGTAPAQVRAAVVRGRELLASR; from the coding sequence ATGAGCAGCGAAAAAACCAATCAGTCCTGGGGCGGCCGCTTCAGCGAGCCCGTCGATGCCTTCGTCGCCCGCTTCACCGCTTCGGTCGAATTCGACAAGCGCCTGTATCGCCACGACATCATGGGCTCCATCGCCCACGCCACCATGCTGGCCAAGGTCGGCGTGCTCACCGATGCCGAGCGCGATGCGATCATCGAAGGCCTCAAGCAGATCCAGGGCGAGATTGAAGCCGGCACCTTCGACTGGCGCGTCGATCTGGAAGACGTGCACATGAACATCGAGGCGCGCCTGACCGATCGCATCGGTATCACCGGCAAGAAGCTGCACACCGGCCGCTCGCGCAACGACCAGGTGGCCACCGACATCCGCCTCTGGCTGCGTGACGAGATCGACCTGATCCTGGCCGAAATCACCCGCCTGCAGCAGGGCCTGCTGGAGCAGGCCGAGCGTGAAGCGGAAACCATCATGCCCGGTTTCACCCACCTGCAGACCGCCCAGCCGGTGACCTTCGGCCACCATCTGCTGGCCTGGTTCGAGATGCTCTCGCGCGACTACGAGCGCCTGGTCGACTGCCGCAAGCGCACCAACCGCATGCCCCTGGGTTCTGCCGCGCTGGCCGGCACCACCTACCCAATCGCCCGCGAGATCACCGCCGAACTGCTGGGCTTCGATCAGGTCGGCGGCAACTCGCTCGACGGCGTGTCGGATCGCGACTTCGCCATCGAATTCTGCTCGGCCGCGTCGCTGGCCATGATGCACCTGTCGCGCTTCTCCGAAGAGCTGGTGCTGTGGACCAGCGCCCAGTTCCAGTTCATCGACCTGCCCGACCGCTTCTGCACCGGCAGCTCGATCATGCCGCAGAAGAAGAACCCGGATGTGCCGGAGCTGGTGCGTGGCAAGACCGGCCGTGTGTTCGGCGCTCTGACCGGCCTGCTGACCCTGATGAAAGGCCAGCCGCTGGCCTACAACAAGGACAACCAGGAAGACAAGGAACCGCTGTTCGACGCCGCCGACACCCTGCGCGACAGCCTGCGCGCCTTCGCCGACATGGTGCCGGCGATCAAGCCCAAGCGCGAGATCATGCGCGAGGCGGCGCTGCGCGGCTTCTCCACCGCAACCGACCTGGCCGACTACCTAGTGCGCAAGGGCCTGCCGTTCCGCGACTGCCACGAAATCGTCGGCCACGCCGTGAAGTACGGCGTCGAAACCGGCAAGGACCTGGCGGAAATGACGCTGGACGAGCTGCGCCAGTTCAGCGACCAGATTGAGCAGGACGTATTCGCCGTGCTGACTCTGGAAGGCTCGGTGAATGCCCGCAACCATATCGGCGGTACCGCACCTGCCCAGGTGCGTGCGGCGGTGGTACGCGGCCGCGAACTGCTGGCCAGCCGCTAA
- a CDS encoding GNAT family N-acetyltransferase, whose amino-acid sequence MPIDIRPATPEDAELILRFITDLAIYEKAEHEVKTDAAGIRASLFADGSTAHGLICELDGQPIGYAVYFFNYSTWLGRHGLYLEDLYVSPEARGLGAGKALLRHLAQLAVARDCGRFEWSVLDWNTPAIDFYESFGARPQSEWTTYRLTGQALLDFAAGNQ is encoded by the coding sequence ATGCCTATAGACATCCGCCCCGCCACCCCTGAAGACGCCGAGCTGATCCTGCGTTTCATCACCGACCTGGCCATCTACGAGAAGGCCGAGCACGAGGTGAAGACCGATGCCGCCGGCATCCGCGCCAGCCTGTTCGCTGACGGCAGCACCGCTCATGGCCTGATCTGCGAGCTCGACGGCCAGCCCATCGGCTACGCGGTGTACTTCTTCAACTACTCCACCTGGCTGGGCAGGCACGGCCTGTATCTGGAAGATCTCTACGTCAGCCCCGAGGCCCGTGGCCTGGGCGCGGGCAAGGCGCTACTGCGCCATCTGGCGCAACTGGCCGTGGCACGCGATTGCGGCCGCTTCGAATGGTCGGTGCTGGACTGGAACACGCCGGCCATCGACTTCTATGAGTCCTTCGGCGCCCGCCCGCAAAGCGAGTGGACCACCTATCGCCTGACCGGCCAGGCCCTGCTGGACTTTGCCGCCGGTAATCAATGA